From Pseudomonas sp. StFLB209, a single genomic window includes:
- a CDS encoding 50S ribosomal protein L25/general stress protein Ctc, producing MTDFNLNAEARSDLGKGASRRLRRIASLVPAVVYGGDKAPESISILAKELAKLLENEASYAHVIALNVGGQKQDVVIKALQRHPAKGHVLHADFVRVVAGQKLTAKVPVHFINEEAPIKKGGEISHTTTELEVSVLPKDLPEFIEVDLGNAEIGTTIHLSDLKAPKGVEFVALAHGTDLAIANVHAPRVAAEEEPAAE from the coding sequence ATGACTGATTTCAATCTGAATGCTGAAGCGCGTTCCGACCTGGGGAAAGGTGCGAGCCGCCGCCTGCGTCGTATCGCCAGCCTGGTTCCAGCTGTTGTCTACGGTGGCGACAAAGCCCCTGAGTCGATCAGCATCCTGGCTAAAGAACTGGCCAAACTGCTGGAAAACGAAGCGTCCTACGCTCACGTTATCGCCCTGAACGTTGGCGGCCAGAAACAAGACGTGGTCATCAAGGCCCTGCAACGTCACCCAGCCAAGGGTCACGTACTGCACGCTGACTTCGTTCGCGTTGTAGCTGGTCAAAAACTGACCGCTAAAGTACCGGTTCACTTCATCAACGAAGAAGCTCCGATCAAGAAAGGCGGCGAAATCTCGCACACTACCACTGAGCTGGAAGTGAGCGTTCTGCCGAAAGACCTGCCTGAGTTCATCGAAGTTGACCTGGGTAACGCCGAAATCGGCACCACTATCCACCTGTCCGACCTCAAAGCACCTAAAGGCGTTGAGTTCGTAGCACTGGCACACGGCACCGACCTGGCTATCGCCAACGTCCACGCGCCACGTGTAGCTGCTGAAGAAGAACCTGCTGCCGAGTAA
- the ychF gene encoding redox-regulated ATPase YchF: protein MGFNCGIVGLPNVGKSTLFNALTKSGIAAENFPFCTIEPNSGIVPMPDARLAALAAIVNPKRILPTTMEFVDIAGLVAGASKGEGLGNKFLANIRETDAIAHVVRCFEDENVIHVANSVDPKRDIEIIDLELIFADLDSCEKQVQKVARNAKGGDKDAVAQKALLEQLIAHFTEGKPARSLMKNMSSDEKAVIRGFHLLTSKPVMYIANVAEDGFENNPFLDVVKAIAEEEGAVVVPVCNKIEAEIAELDEGEEKDEFLEALGLEEPGLNRVIRAGYELLNLQTYFTAGVEEVRAWTVRVGATAPQAAGVIHTDFEKGFIRAECVAYADFIQFKGEAGAKEAGKWRLEGKDYIVKDGDVLHFRFNV, encoded by the coding sequence ATGGGATTCAATTGCGGCATCGTAGGCCTGCCTAACGTCGGCAAGTCCACCCTGTTCAACGCCCTGACCAAGTCGGGCATCGCGGCAGAGAACTTTCCCTTCTGCACCATCGAGCCGAACAGCGGCATCGTACCAATGCCCGACGCGCGCCTGGCGGCCCTGGCAGCCATCGTCAACCCCAAGCGCATCCTGCCGACCACCATGGAATTCGTCGACATCGCAGGTCTGGTAGCCGGTGCCTCGAAAGGCGAAGGCCTGGGCAACAAGTTCCTGGCCAACATCCGTGAAACCGACGCCATCGCCCATGTGGTGCGCTGCTTCGAAGACGAGAACGTGATTCACGTTGCCAACAGCGTCGACCCCAAGCGTGACATCGAAATCATCGACCTGGAACTGATCTTCGCTGACCTCGACAGCTGCGAGAAGCAGGTCCAGAAAGTTGCCCGCAACGCCAAAGGCGGCGACAAAGACGCCGTGGCCCAGAAGGCCCTGCTGGAACAACTCATCGCCCACTTCACCGAAGGCAAGCCAGCGCGCAGCCTGATGAAGAACATGAGCAGCGACGAGAAAGCCGTGATCCGTGGCTTCCACCTGCTGACCAGCAAGCCAGTCATGTACATCGCCAACGTCGCTGAAGACGGCTTCGAGAACAACCCGTTTCTCGACGTCGTCAAAGCCATCGCCGAGGAAGAAGGCGCGGTAGTGGTGCCGGTGTGCAACAAGATCGAAGCCGAAATCGCCGAGCTGGACGAAGGCGAAGAGAAGGACGAATTCCTCGAAGCCCTGGGCCTGGAAGAACCTGGCCTGAACCGCGTCATCCGTGCCGGTTACGAGCTGCTGAACCTGCAGACCTACTTCACCGCCGGCGTGGAAGAAGTACGTGCCTGGACCGTGCGGGTCGGCGCTACTGCGCCGCAGGCGGCCGGTGTGATTCACACCGACTTCGAGAAAGGCTTCATTCGCGCCGAGTGCGTGGCGTATGCCGACTTCATTCAGTTCAAGGGTGAGGCTGGGGCTAAAGAGGCTGGCAAATGGCGCCTGGAAGGCAAGGATTACATCGTTAAAGACGGTGACGTGCTGCACTTCCGCTTTAACGTTTGA
- the hemA gene encoding glutamyl-tRNA reductase, producing MAFLALGINHKTASVDVRERVAFTPEQLVEALQQLCRLTDSSEAAILSTCNRSELYIAHEHLSADAVLGWLASYHQLSLEELQASAYVHQDDSAVRHMMRVASGLDSLVLGEPQILGQMKSAYAVAREAGTVGPLLGRLFQATFSAAKQVRTDTAIGENPVSVAFAAVSLAKQIFSDLQRSQALLIGAGETITLVARHLRDLGVKRIVVANRTLERASILAAEFGAHAVLLSDIPAELVNSDIVISSTASQLPILGKGAVESALKLRKHKPIFMVDIAVPRDIEAQVGELDDVYLYTVDDLHEVVAENLKSRQGAALAAEALVEVGAEEFMSRLRELAAVDVLKAYRQQSERLRDEELSKAQRLLANGGNAEEILVQLARGLTNKLLHAPSVQLKKLSAEGRLDALAMAQELFALGEGSTDKSPQ from the coding sequence ATGGCCTTCCTTGCACTTGGTATCAACCATAAGACTGCCTCAGTAGACGTGCGCGAGCGCGTGGCATTTACGCCTGAGCAGTTGGTTGAGGCCCTGCAACAGCTCTGCCGCCTGACTGACAGCAGCGAAGCAGCAATCCTGTCGACCTGCAACCGCAGCGAGTTGTACATCGCCCATGAACACCTGAGCGCCGACGCCGTGCTGGGCTGGCTGGCCAGTTACCACCAGCTTAGCCTCGAAGAGTTACAGGCGAGTGCCTATGTGCATCAGGATGATTCCGCCGTACGGCATATGATGCGCGTCGCCTCCGGGCTCGACTCGCTGGTGCTGGGCGAGCCGCAGATTCTCGGCCAGATGAAATCCGCCTATGCCGTGGCCCGTGAGGCCGGTACGGTGGGGCCGCTGCTCGGCCGGCTGTTTCAGGCCACCTTCAGCGCCGCCAAGCAGGTGCGTACTGACACGGCCATTGGTGAAAACCCGGTGTCAGTGGCCTTTGCTGCGGTCAGCCTGGCCAAGCAGATCTTCAGTGACCTGCAACGCAGCCAAGCGTTGCTGATCGGCGCCGGCGAGACCATCACCCTGGTTGCTCGCCACCTGCGCGATCTGGGCGTCAAACGTATCGTGGTCGCCAACCGGACCCTGGAGCGCGCCAGCATTCTGGCCGCCGAGTTCGGCGCCCATGCGGTGCTGCTTTCGGATATCCCGGCCGAACTGGTCAACAGCGATATCGTCATCAGTTCCACCGCCAGTCAGTTGCCGATTCTGGGCAAGGGCGCGGTTGAAAGTGCACTGAAGCTGCGCAAGCACAAGCCGATCTTCATGGTCGATATCGCCGTACCACGGGATATCGAGGCTCAGGTCGGTGAGCTGGACGACGTCTACCTGTATACCGTCGACGACCTGCACGAAGTGGTCGCGGAAAACCTCAAGTCACGCCAGGGCGCCGCGCTGGCCGCCGAAGCGCTGGTCGAGGTCGGTGCCGAAGAGTTCATGTCACGGCTGCGCGAACTGGCGGCGGTCGATGTGCTCAAGGCCTATCGTCAGCAGAGCGAACGCCTGCGCGATGAAGAACTGAGCAAGGCCCAGCGCCTGCTGGCCAATGGCGGTAATGCCGAGGAAATCCTTGTGCAACTGGCCCGTGGCCTGACCAACAAGCTGCTGCATGCGCCAAGTGTGCAGCTCAAGAAGCTGTCTGCCGAAGGCCGCCTCGATGCGCTGGCCATGGCCCAGGAACTATTCGCCCTCGGTGAGGGCTCGACGGATAAATCCCCGCAATGA
- a CDS encoding tetratricopeptide repeat protein, protein MNKSPALFLALVMLGGCQSLAPVDTPSAQAQKEPTPAPAEKPVVYGSFTQETMYSLLVAELAGQRNRFDIALDNYVSQAATTQDPAVSERAFRIAEYVGADDAALDTALIWARNNPENLESQRAAAIQLARAGRYDDSMRYMERVLQGQGDTHFDFLALAAAETDSDTRNALIKSFDRLLAKYPNNGQLVFGKALLLQQNGDSEQSLKLLEDNPPKDGEIAPILLRTRLLQSLGRGKEGLSILEKSLKKYPDEKRLRLTYARMLVEQDRMTDAKAQFANLLQQYPDDDDLRLSLALVCLEAKAWDEAAGYLEELVARDAHVDTAHLNLGRIFEERDDPQSALDEYAQVGPSQEFLPAQLRQADILISNGNAAEASRRLKEARDNQPDYAIQLYLIEAETQTANNHPERGWQVLNSALKQFPDDMNLLYTRAMLAEKRDNLAQLETDLRAILKRDPENAMALNALGYTLADRTTRYEEAKALIEKAHIINPDDPAVLDSLGWVNFRLGNLEEAERLLRLALERFPDHEVAAHLGEVLWARGKEREARQVWAKAFEEQPDSPVLRSTVQRLTGSEKL, encoded by the coding sequence ATGAATAAATCCCCCGCGTTGTTCCTCGCCCTCGTCATGCTCGGCGGATGTCAGTCTTTGGCTCCGGTCGACACACCTTCGGCGCAGGCCCAGAAAGAACCGACCCCGGCACCGGCTGAAAAGCCGGTGGTGTACGGCTCGTTCACCCAGGAGACGATGTACAGCCTGCTGGTGGCCGAACTGGCTGGGCAACGCAATCGCTTCGATATTGCCCTGGACAACTACGTGTCCCAGGCGGCGACCACCCAAGATCCGGCCGTCTCCGAACGCGCTTTTCGTATCGCAGAATACGTCGGTGCCGATGACGCGGCGCTGGATACCGCACTGATCTGGGCGCGCAATAACCCGGAAAATCTCGAGTCGCAACGCGCAGCCGCCATTCAACTGGCCCGCGCCGGTCGTTACGACGACTCGATGCGTTATATGGAGCGGGTTCTGCAGGGGCAGGGCGACACGCATTTCGATTTCCTTGCGCTGGCGGCCGCCGAAACCGACTCCGACACTCGCAATGCACTGATCAAGAGCTTCGACCGGCTGCTGGCCAAATACCCCAACAATGGCCAACTGGTGTTCGGCAAGGCCCTGCTGCTGCAGCAGAACGGCGACTCTGAACAGTCGCTCAAGCTGCTTGAAGACAACCCGCCCAAAGACGGCGAGATTGCCCCGATCCTGTTGCGTACCCGCCTGCTGCAAAGCCTGGGGCGCGGCAAGGAAGGCTTATCGATCCTGGAAAAAAGCCTCAAGAAATACCCCGACGAGAAGCGCCTGCGCCTGACCTACGCGCGCATGCTGGTCGAACAGGACCGCATGACCGACGCCAAGGCGCAGTTCGCCAACCTGTTGCAGCAATACCCTGACGACGATGACCTGCGCCTGTCGCTGGCACTGGTGTGTCTGGAAGCCAAGGCCTGGGACGAAGCCGCCGGTTATCTCGAAGAACTGGTCGCCCGCGACGCCCATGTCGACACCGCGCACCTGAACCTGGGGCGTATCTTTGAAGAGCGTGACGACCCGCAAAGTGCCCTGGATGAATATGCGCAGGTAGGGCCGAGCCAGGAGTTTCTGCCGGCGCAGTTGCGCCAGGCCGATATCCTGATCAGCAATGGCAACGCTGCCGAGGCCTCGCGGCGCCTGAAAGAAGCGCGCGACAACCAGCCGGACTACGCCATCCAGCTGTACCTGATCGAGGCCGAGACCCAGACCGCCAACAATCATCCCGAGCGTGGCTGGCAGGTGCTCAACAGCGCACTGAAACAGTTCCCGGACGACATGAACCTGCTGTATACCCGAGCCATGCTCGCGGAAAAACGCGACAATCTGGCGCAGCTTGAAACCGACCTGCGGGCCATCCTCAAGCGCGACCCGGAAAACGCCATGGCGCTCAATGCGCTGGGCTACACCCTGGCCGATCGCACTACCCGCTATGAAGAAGCCAAGGCCCTGATCGAAAAAGCCCACATCATCAACCCTGATGACCCGGCCGTGCTCGACAGCCTCGGCTGGGTGAACTTCCGCCTCGGCAACCTCGAAGAAGCCGAGCGCCTGCTGCGCCTGGCACTGGAACGTTTCCCCGATCATGAAGTCGCCGCCCACCTGGGCGAAGTACTGTGGGCGCGTGGCAAAGAGCGCGAGGCGCGCCAGGTCTGGGCCAAAGCCTTTGAAGAGCAACCCGACAGCCCGGTTTTGCGCAGCACCGTGCAACGCCTGACCGGCTCCGAAAAACTCTGA
- the pth gene encoding aminoacyl-tRNA hydrolase, whose translation MTVKLIVGLGNPGAEYEQTRHNAGAFFVERIAQAQRVNLVAERKFFGLTGRFTHQGQDVRLLIPTTYMNRSGQAVAALAGFYRIGIDEILVAHDELDLPPGVAKLKTGGGHGGHNGLRDIIAQMANQNTFHRLRLGIGHPGDASKVSGFVLGRAPRAEQEKLDASIDFALGVLPDILAGDWSRAMRTLHSQKA comes from the coding sequence GTGACCGTAAAACTGATCGTTGGCCTGGGAAATCCAGGCGCCGAATACGAACAGACCCGGCATAACGCAGGGGCTTTTTTCGTCGAGCGTATTGCTCAGGCGCAACGGGTCAATCTCGTCGCCGAGCGCAAATTCTTTGGCCTGACCGGACGCTTCACGCATCAGGGTCAGGACGTTCGTCTGTTGATTCCCACCACCTACATGAACCGCAGCGGCCAGGCCGTGGCGGCACTCGCCGGCTTCTACCGTATCGGTATCGACGAGATCCTGGTGGCCCACGACGAACTCGACTTGCCGCCGGGCGTCGCCAAACTCAAGACGGGCGGCGGTCATGGCGGCCACAACGGCCTGCGCGACATCATTGCGCAAATGGCCAACCAGAACACATTTCATCGCCTGCGGCTCGGCATTGGCCACCCAGGGGATGCCAGCAAGGTGTCAGGGTTTGTCCTGGGTCGCGCGCCACGCGCCGAACAGGAAAAGCTCGACGCCAGTATCGACTTTGCCCTCGGCGTGCTGCCGGATATCCTTGCCGGCGACTGGAGCCGTGCGATGCGTACCCTGCACAGCCAAAAGGCCTGA
- a CDS encoding TetR/AcrR family transcriptional regulator has product MKITKTQSLANRARIVDTASELFRERGYDGVGVTELMATAGFTQGGFYKHFGSKADLMAEAAENSLSQSLDRTRDLDVAGFVNRYVSRGHRDGRGEGCTMAALCGDAARQSEQLKATFAVGVEKMLAALEEKFQAGLDAPQQDARARMIDLLAHAVGAVILSRACPDDSALADEILETCRADIIASLPANKQSGV; this is encoded by the coding sequence ATGAAGATCACCAAGACGCAATCACTCGCCAACCGGGCTCGCATTGTGGATACGGCTTCAGAGCTGTTTCGTGAGCGTGGATACGATGGGGTCGGTGTGACGGAGCTGATGGCCACTGCTGGCTTTACTCAGGGGGGCTTTTACAAGCACTTCGGTTCCAAGGCTGATCTGATGGCTGAAGCCGCTGAAAATAGCCTTTCGCAATCGCTTGACCGTACCCGCGACCTTGATGTTGCAGGTTTCGTAAACAGGTACGTTTCTCGGGGTCATCGAGACGGACGGGGTGAGGGCTGTACGATGGCAGCGCTGTGCGGTGACGCGGCTCGCCAATCAGAGCAATTGAAGGCGACCTTTGCCGTTGGCGTTGAAAAGATGCTGGCAGCGCTTGAGGAAAAATTTCAGGCAGGTCTGGATGCGCCGCAGCAGGACGCCAGGGCGAGAATGATCGACCTGCTGGCCCATGCAGTCGGTGCGGTCATCCTGTCTCGGGCGTGTCCGGATGACTCGGCTCTCGCGGATGAAATACTGGAAACTTGCCGTGCCGACATAATTGCATCTTTGCCAGCGAATAAACAAAGTGGCGTCTGA
- the prmC gene encoding peptide chain release factor N(5)-glutamine methyltransferase — MTIIASLLRSAELPDSPTARLDAELLLAAALGKPRSFLHTWPERIVSSEAAQAFSGYLERRRSGEPVAYILGQQGFWKLDLEVAPHTLIPRPETEMLVEAALEQVPPFASASVLDLGTGSGAIALALANEKRNWRVTAVDRVPEAVALAERNRQRLHLDNARIVQSHWFKALGDERFDLIISNPPYIADTDPHLSQGDVRFEPSSALTSGGDGLDDIRVIIAQAVEHLNPAGWLMLEHGYDQGAAVRELLVEHGYQRVQTRRDLGDHERISFGCLPC; from the coding sequence ATGACCATCATCGCCAGCCTGTTAAGAAGTGCTGAACTTCCCGATTCTCCGACGGCGCGTCTGGACGCCGAGTTGCTGCTGGCAGCGGCACTGGGCAAACCGCGCAGCTTTCTGCACACCTGGCCAGAGCGGATCGTCAGCAGCGAGGCGGCCCAGGCGTTCTCGGGTTACCTGGAGCGCCGCCGCAGCGGTGAGCCGGTGGCCTATATCCTGGGCCAGCAAGGCTTCTGGAAGCTGGATCTGGAGGTGGCGCCGCATACGCTGATTCCGCGTCCTGAAACCGAGATGCTGGTGGAGGCCGCTCTGGAGCAGGTCCCGCCCTTCGCGTCGGCCAGTGTGCTCGATCTGGGCACCGGCAGCGGTGCGATCGCCCTGGCGCTGGCCAATGAAAAGCGCAACTGGCGGGTTACCGCTGTCGACCGCGTACCGGAAGCGGTGGCGCTGGCCGAGCGCAATCGCCAGCGCCTGCACCTGGACAATGCCAGGATTGTGCAGAGTCATTGGTTCAAGGCGCTGGGTGATGAGCGTTTCGATTTGATCATCAGCAATCCACCTTATATCGCCGATACCGATCCGCACCTGAGCCAGGGCGACGTGCGCTTTGAACCCAGCAGCGCGCTGACCTCCGGTGGCGATGGCCTGGATGACATCCGGGTGATCATTGCCCAGGCCGTGGAGCATCTGAACCCCGCTGGCTGGTTGATGCTTGAACACGGCTATGACCAGGGCGCTGCGGTGCGCGAGTTGCTGGTCGAGCATGGCTATCAGCGCGTACAGACCCGCCGCGATCTGGGTGATCACGAGCGCATCAGCTTCGGATGCCTGCCGTGCTGA
- the ispE gene encoding 4-(cytidine 5'-diphospho)-2-C-methyl-D-erythritol kinase, which translates to MTDAPLWLPAPAKLNLMLHILGRRADGYHQLQTLFQFVDYGDELGYALRDDGQIILNTEIPGVPHDSNLIVRAARALQAQSGCPLGIDIWLEKRLPMGGGIGGGSSDAATTLLALNHLWQLGLDHDALAKLGLSLGADVPVFVRGHAAFAEGVGEILTPVEPDEPWYLVVVPQVSVSTVEIFSDPLLTRDSKPIKVRPVPEGNGRNDCQAVVERRYPEVHNALKWLGKYTEAKLTGTGGCVFGAFPNKAEADKVSALLSDPLTGFVAKGSNVSMLHRKLQGL; encoded by the coding sequence ATGACTGACGCACCACTGTGGCTGCCCGCCCCGGCCAAGCTCAACCTGATGCTGCACATTCTCGGCCGCCGCGCCGACGGCTACCACCAGTTGCAGACCCTGTTTCAGTTCGTCGACTACGGTGACGAGCTGGGTTATGCACTGCGCGATGACGGCCAGATCATCCTCAACACCGAAATTCCCGGCGTGCCTCACGACAGCAATCTGATCGTGCGCGCCGCCCGCGCCCTGCAAGCGCAGTCCGGTTGCCCGCTGGGCATCGACATCTGGCTGGAGAAGCGCTTGCCCATGGGCGGCGGCATCGGCGGCGGCAGCTCCGACGCCGCCACCACCCTGCTCGCCTTGAACCACCTCTGGCAACTGGGCCTGGACCATGACGCGCTGGCAAAACTGGGCCTGAGCCTGGGCGCCGACGTGCCGGTGTTCGTCCGTGGTCACGCGGCATTTGCCGAAGGCGTGGGTGAAATCCTCACCCCCGTGGAACCCGACGAGCCCTGGTATCTGGTGGTTGTGCCACAAGTCTCTGTAAGTACAGTAGAAATATTTTCCGATCCATTGTTGACACGTGATTCCAAGCCCATTAAAGTGCGCCCCGTTCCCGAGGGAAACGGTCGAAATGACTGTCAGGCAGTGGTTGAAAGACGTTATCCAGAAGTACATAACGCCTTGAAATGGCTAGGTAAATACACCGAAGCCAAACTGACTGGAACTGGAGGTTGCGTGTTTGGGGCCTTCCCAAACAAAGCTGAAGCTGATAAAGTCTCGGCCCTTCTTTCAGATCCCCTTACAGGATTTGTAGCCAAAGGCAGCAACGTTTCGATGTTGCACCGCAAGCTACAGGGTCTTTAG
- the prfA gene encoding peptide chain release factor 1 yields MKASLLNKLDVLNDRFEELTALLGDAEVISDQTKFRAYSREYAEVEPVIETYKQRLKVLADLDGAQALLKDSDPDMREMAVEEVREGKLQLQALEEQLQRMLLPKDPNDGRNVFLEIRAGTGGDEAAIFSGDLFRMYSRYAERRGWRVEVLSENEGEHGGYKEIIARVEGDSVYGKLKFESGAHRVQRVPETESQGRIHTSACTVAVLAEPDEQQAIEINPAELRVDTYRASGAGGQHVNKTDSAIRITHLPTGIVVECQEERSQHKNRARAMSWLSAKLNDMQSSAAANAIATERKLLVGSGDRSERIRTYNYPQGRVTDHRINLTLYSLDEVLAGGVDAVIEPLLAEYQADQLAALGE; encoded by the coding sequence ATGAAAGCTTCACTGCTCAATAAGCTGGACGTGCTCAACGACCGGTTCGAGGAACTGACCGCGCTGCTCGGCGACGCGGAAGTCATCAGCGACCAGACCAAATTCCGTGCCTATTCGCGTGAGTACGCCGAAGTGGAGCCGGTCATCGAGACCTATAAGCAGCGTCTGAAGGTGCTGGCTGATCTTGACGGCGCCCAGGCGCTGCTCAAGGACAGCGACCCGGACATGCGTGAAATGGCCGTCGAAGAGGTGCGCGAAGGCAAGCTGCAATTGCAGGCGCTCGAAGAGCAACTGCAACGCATGTTGCTGCCCAAAGACCCTAACGACGGGCGTAACGTGTTTCTGGAAATTCGCGCCGGCACCGGCGGTGACGAGGCGGCGATTTTTTCCGGCGACCTGTTCCGGATGTATTCGCGTTACGCCGAGCGGCGTGGCTGGCGGGTCGAGGTTTTGTCCGAGAACGAAGGCGAGCACGGCGGCTACAAAGAAATCATTGCCCGCGTCGAGGGCGACAGTGTCTATGGCAAGCTCAAGTTCGAGTCCGGTGCGCACCGTGTCCAGCGCGTGCCGGAAACCGAATCCCAGGGTCGCATCCACACCTCGGCCTGCACCGTGGCAGTGCTCGCCGAGCCTGATGAACAGCAGGCCATCGAGATCAACCCGGCAGAATTGCGCGTCGACACCTACCGTGCTTCGGGGGCCGGTGGTCAGCACGTCAACAAGACCGATTCGGCGATCCGCATCACCCACTTGCCTACCGGTATCGTGGTCGAGTGCCAGGAAGAGCGTTCGCAACACAAGAACCGCGCCCGGGCAATGTCGTGGTTGTCTGCCAAACTCAACGACATGCAAAGCAGTGCGGCGGCCAACGCCATTGCCACCGAGCGCAAGCTGCTGGTCGGCTCAGGCGACCGTTCCGAGCGCATTCGCACCTACAACTATCCGCAAGGCCGGGTGACCGACCATCGGATCAATCTCACCTTGTATTCGCTGGATGAAGTTTTGGCCGGTGGAGTCGATGCAGTGATAGAACCATTGCTTGCCGAATACCAGGCAGACCAACTCGCGGCACTGGGTGAATAA
- a CDS encoding ribose-phosphate pyrophosphokinase has translation MSKMMVFTGNANPDLARRVVRQLHIPLGDVSVGKFSDGEISTEINENVRGKDVFIIQPTCAPTNDNLMELVVMADAFRRSSASRITAVIPYFGYARQDRRPRSARVAISAKVVADMLTVVGIDRVLTVDLHADQIQGFFDIPVDNIYGSPVLVDDIEDQRFENLMIVSPDIGGVVRARAVAKSLGVDLGIIDKRREKANHSEVMHIIGDVEGRTCILVDDMVDTAGTLCHAAKALKEHGAAKVFAYCTHPVLSGRAIENIENSVLDELVVTNTIPLSAAAQACSRIRQLDIAPVVAEAVRRISNEESISAMFR, from the coding sequence GTGTCCAAGATGATGGTCTTTACGGGGAATGCCAACCCCGATCTGGCTCGGCGTGTTGTACGTCAGCTGCATATCCCTCTCGGTGACGTCTCTGTCGGTAAATTCTCCGACGGCGAGATCAGCACTGAGATCAATGAAAACGTTCGCGGTAAAGACGTCTTCATTATTCAGCCGACTTGCGCTCCGACCAACGATAACCTGATGGAACTCGTCGTGATGGCTGATGCCTTCCGCCGCTCCTCAGCATCGCGAATCACTGCTGTGATCCCCTACTTTGGTTATGCCCGCCAGGATCGCCGTCCGCGTTCCGCACGTGTGGCAATCAGTGCCAAGGTCGTCGCCGACATGCTCACCGTTGTGGGTATCGACCGCGTTCTGACCGTTGACCTGCATGCTGACCAGATCCAGGGCTTCTTCGATATTCCGGTAGATAACATCTACGGTTCGCCAGTTCTGGTGGACGATATCGAAGACCAGCGCTTCGAAAACCTGATGATCGTTTCCCCGGACATCGGCGGCGTCGTGCGTGCACGTGCTGTTGCCAAGTCGCTGGGTGTCGATCTCGGCATCATCGACAAACGCCGTGAGAAAGCCAATCACTCTGAAGTGATGCATATCATTGGCGACGTTGAAGGACGCACCTGCATCCTCGTCGACGACATGGTCGATACTGCCGGTACCCTGTGCCATGCAGCCAAAGCTCTGAAAGAGCACGGCGCGGCCAAGGTATTCGCCTACTGCACACACCCTGTGCTGTCGGGTCGGGCCATCGAAAACATTGAAAATTCCGTGCTCGACGAACTGGTGGTGACCAACACCATCCCGTTGTCTGCCGCAGCACAAGCCTGCAGCCGTATCCGTCAACTGGATATCGCGCCGGTGGTAGCTGAAGCGGTTCGCCGCATCAGCAATGAAGAATCGATCAGCGCGATGTTCCGCTAA
- the lolB gene encoding lipoprotein insertase outer membrane protein LolB: MFLRNLIVFSFIALLAGCAGIGSREALQGKGNSQQWGLHKQQLSTLDGWQINGKVGIRAPKDSGSGTLFWLQRQDYYDIRLSGPLGRGAARLTGRPGSVALEVANQGRFEATTPEGLLEEQLGWKLPVSHLVWWVRGLPAPETKSRLTLDDDSRLASLEQDGWQVEYLSYIEQNGFWLPERVKLHGQDLDVTLVIKDWQPRKLGQ; this comes from the coding sequence ATGTTTTTACGCAATCTCATCGTATTTAGTTTCATCGCCCTGCTCGCCGGCTGCGCCGGTATTGGCTCGCGCGAAGCCCTGCAAGGCAAAGGCAACTCCCAGCAGTGGGGATTGCATAAACAACAGCTCAGCACCCTCGATGGCTGGCAGATCAACGGCAAGGTCGGCATTCGCGCGCCTAAAGATTCGGGCAGCGGCACGCTGTTCTGGCTGCAACGCCAGGATTACTACGATATCCGCCTGTCCGGCCCGCTGGGTCGCGGCGCGGCTCGTCTGACCGGCCGCCCTGGCAGCGTAGCCCTGGAAGTTGCCAACCAGGGGCGCTTCGAAGCGACCACCCCGGAAGGCCTGCTGGAGGAGCAACTGGGCTGGAAACTGCCAGTCTCGCATCTGGTCTGGTGGGTGCGCGGCCTGCCAGCACCGGAGACCAAGAGCCGCCTGACCCTGGATGACGACAGCCGACTGGCCAGCCTCGAACAAGACGGCTGGCAGGTCGAGTACCTCAGCTACATCGAGCAGAACGGCTTCTGGCTGCCCGAGCGGGTCAAGCTGCACGGCCAGGATCTGGACGTGACCCTGGTAATCAAAGACTGGCAACCACGCAAGCTGGGGCAGTAA